The Dunckerocampus dactyliophorus isolate RoL2022-P2 chromosome 16, RoL_Ddac_1.1, whole genome shotgun sequence genome includes a window with the following:
- the LOC129168973 gene encoding TLC domain-containing protein 5-like, which produces MPVLQVLCSLIGWLGLYMAFCRVSPHRGPEWNCRMVTLSHGVVIVLLTAYVIFIDGPWPLTHAGTANTPHQIWALSVCLGYFLFDMGWCVCFGTEGSVMLAHHAASITGILLALLMGVSACETCAVIFGSEVTNPLLQTRWFLRRLDLYDSLLGDAVDLLFIFLFATVRVGVGAAMFYHELTSARTTKVMKLGGVVMYGLAWVFMVDIARFGYKKSRVRYKQWREKHKEVNMDGQHLDKKKDDIRLEDNSAVDKD; this is translated from the exons ATGCCAGTGCTGCAGGTGCTGTGCAGTCTGATTGGCTGGCTGGGTCTCTACATGGCGTTCTGCCGGGTCTCCCCTCATCGGGGGCCCGAGTGGAATTGTCGCATGGTCACGCTGTCCCACGGCGTGGTCATCGTCCTGCTGACGGCGTACGTCATCTTCATAGACGGACCCTGGCCCCTCACACACGCAG GTACAGCAAACACTCCACACCAGATTTGGGCCCTGTCCGTCTGCCTCGGCTACTTCCTCTTCGACATGGGCTGGTGTGTGTGCTTCGGCACGGAGGGCAGCGTCATGCTGGCCCACCACGCTGCCAGCATCACTGGCATCCTTCTGGCGCTGCTGATGGGCGTGTCGGCCTGCGAGACCTGCGCCGTGATCTTCGGCAGCGAGGTCACCAACCCCCTGCTGCAGACCCGCTGGTTCCTGCGTCGCCTGGACCTCTACGACAGCCTGCTGGGCGACGCCGTGGACCtgctctttatttttttgttcgcCACTGTTCGCGTGGGTGTGGGTGCGGCCATGTTTTACCATGAGCTGACCTCGGCGAGAACGACAAAGGTCATGAAGCTTGGTGGTGTGGTCATGTACGGACTGGCGTGGGTGTTCATGGTGGACATCGCCAGATTCGGCTATAAGAAGAGTCGTGTTAGGTACAAGCAGTGGAGGGAAAAGCACAAGGAAGTCAACATGGATGGACAACACTTAGACAAGAAAAAAGATGACATTAGACTTGAAGACAATTCAGCAGTAGACAAAGACTGA